The nucleotide sequence TTAAAAATTGGAATAATCGCATTGATGATCAAGTCTATAAAGATGCAAAAGATACTCACGCTTACGTGTTAACCTCTTGTGCCAAAGCTGCTGAATTACCAGAAGATACTCAAGATATGGTACATATTTCTCAAAAAATAATTGCTCAGATAGATTTATCTGAAACTGGTTCAAAGCAAAAAATTGCTGTAGTAAAAAAATGGTGTATTTTTTTACTACAGCAAGAGTCTATTTTAGCCGATCACCGCATAGCATTAGAAGAACGATTAGCACAAACTACCTATCAAGAGCTTATAATTATTCTTAAGAAAGATGAAGAGTTAATACATAAAACAAGAGAAACTATTCAGTCTAAAAAATAGAGTTTTAAATAAAAATATTTTAAATTATTAAAATGTTTTTATTTAAATATATTGACTTTTTATATCCGTATTATTTATTCTAGTAATAAGAGAATCGCTAACGATATTACCAGGGGAAATTATGAAAAATAATAAACATCAAGAGTTAAAAGAGCAAGATGCTTTTCTAGAAAAAGCACTGCTTGAATCAGAAGATGAATTTATTGTTGATGAGTCAACTGAATATGGTCGAGATCATGACGATAGATTTATAGATCATAAAAGAGACGGACGACCACACGAGTGTAAAGGCTCTCAATGTGAAGATTCAAATTTAAAGCCATAATAGAGCTGTTAGGATCTTCTTTTATATCGCTAGAGTATTATTATTAGTAGTAGATCTCATAAGCAATAAAGCGGCTCCAAAGCTTAAAGATGCTGCATAAGAAAAGCCTGCCCAAGGGCCAAGGAATGTCCATAACAGGCCAACTGTTAAGCTTGAAATAAGATCACCTATTCCTTCGACTGATTGTAACAGTCCGTAACCAGTACCTCTTAGTTGGGTAGGTAGTAAGTCTGCTGCATATGCTTTTCCAAGGGTAGTAACCGCAGCAGCGCTTATACCTGCCAATATAAAAATAACCATCCATAATGACCACTGAGTAGTTACAAAAATTAACCCAATACTTATGCTGCCAAAAAGACTAAAGCCAGCAAGTATTAATAAATTCTTTCTGCTTTTACCTGATGCCTTATCACTTATAGCACCTAAGCTATATTCACTTACTGCTCTGATTATATTAAAAAGTATGTAAAGGAGAATTGCCCAACCTGTGGCAACTAAATAGGAACTGGTTGTGCCAGTTAGCATTTCTTGTGCTCGATAGATAAGCAGTGTCTTATTAAAATTTCCACAACGAAAAACAAATGTACTAAGTACGTAATGCTTAAAATTCTCAGGCAATTGCGCCATACGGGCAAATATATTTAAACTTTGCTGTGTTTTATTAGTAGAAGATAAAGGAGCAGTATCCTGTACAAAATAAAATAGAGAAACTACAGAAAGTGTTCCTGGAATAAAAGAGAATACAAAAATAGTTTTTAAACTGACTGTTGCAAGCAGTAAGTAGGCAAACAAGGGTCCTGCAATACCACCTAGTGTATCTAAAGCGCGATTAAAACCAAAAGCTTTACCATAGTTTTGAGACTCAACTACAGATGCTATCCAGGCATCACGTACTGGTTCGCGTAGGCCTCTTCCTAGCCATGCTAAAGTCTTATATACAATTGCTATCCACGCAGTATGAGCAAAACCTATAAGTCCTACAAAAAGAGGAGTTATAGTGTAGCCTATAAGGAGTAAAAGTTTACGTGATATAACTATATCACTTAAAGGTCCGGCTATAAATTTCATAGCAGTAGAGGCACCATTAGATACGCCACTCATAATGCCTAAAATAAACGGTGCTTGTGTATTGCCTACTAAATCTTTTATAAACAAGGGTAGAATAGCAGTTGTCATTTCGTGGCTAAAATCATTAAAAAAGCTTGTGAGGCCAAAGCCTAGCACTGTGCTTGAGAGCCAGGAGTTTGTAGTTTTAATGTGTTTATTCATACTATAATTTCTAGCTGAGTAAAGGAGTTATTTTAGTAGACTCTACTGCAGAGTAGGATTCTATAGCAATAAATATTATATTTGTTTTGTTACTCGAGTTACTTTATGTGCATAAAAGCTGCCATTAAATGGTAGATCAGGCAAAAAAGTATCTTTGTGTTTAAGATGGGTATCAAAAAAAGCTTGAGCGTAACCATTAGTAAGCGCAATAACAGCAGGTGTATGCTTTGATCCAGTACAAAAGTTAAGACAAAAACGTGCCAGTGGGCATAAAAGAGAAGCATCTGTAAAGGCATAATGACCTACTTGGTCAAGTGTAATGCAGTAACCATAAGGACCTAAACAGTTACAAAATTGCGTAAGGTTGTCTCTATAGGTTTTTAAAGCTTTATTATATACTAGCCCAAGTGAAGCTGATATGTGAGTATTACTAGCATCTAGTAATGACCCGCGGATAAACATAAAGGGCTTAGAGAATCCTCCAGTAGTTTTTTTCATTAAGGAACCATCTAAACTTATACCTGCTTTAAAACGTTTATCACGACGGCATGCTTCAGCTGCAGCAGCACCCCCAAGCGAATGGCCATAGACGCCCAGGGCATCTAAATTAAGTCGCTCAGTAAACGGTGATTCTTCTCTATTAAGTTGAGTGAGCATAGTTGCAACAAATTGAATATCTGTTACCCAAGTTTCTATTTCTTCCTCTAAGCGTTCAAGATAGGCGTCAAGACCTGCTTGAGAAGTTTGTTCAAATGCTAAAGCAAGGGCGGGATCGAAATTAAGATTATTGCTTTTAAGTAGTGTGGGTGTAAAACAGCCATAGGTGTGATTAATGCCTACAACTACGTAACCATGGCTCGCTAAATCCTGAAGTAAAGCTCTATTAAAAGCACTTAAACTTTTAAGGCCATGCGAAAAGATAATTACGGGGTATGTGGGTTGATCATAAGAAAGCGAAAGTGGTTCCCGTGCTTTGAAATATAATCTTAGAGCAGTAATAAAATCGATAAAATAAAAAAATGAGCGGTGTTTTTGAGCTACTGTTATCGGTGCCCAAAGATGCACAGTAAGCTCTCTCGCATGTTGCTCTCCGCGCTGCTCTTGGCGTTGAATGTCATGCCAGGTGTAAAATGTAGTGTCTACAGCAAAAGGTCCGGTTAGTGTAGGATAGCGTAGGAGAGGAAAAATAAAAAAAGAAAGTATAACAGAGCTACTAGCTAAGCTAAAATATACAGCATGGCTTAGAGGTATGTCGAGCAAAAACATTATACCAAGCGTTGTAGCTCCTACTAGTGCAGTAAAAGCAAATAAGAGCCCAAAAAGAAAGATGCCTAACTGTTTTTTAAACTTCATAATTTCAGTGTAAAGTAGAGACATATATTTTACAAGCAATTGCTAAAGTAATGGGTACTTATTATCTTTTGAAAGTTTATCTGCTTGCCTTACAGGCTCAGGCAATCGATAGCCTTTAGAGCATAAAAGTACGTAATCAATACTCGTCTGTAGGCTTATAAGATGTCCAAGCGAAATAAACAATGGGCTTACATTAGTACGTGTGCGAACTACAGTACCAATAACTTGTTTTTTATAGATAAGTGGCACCCATGAGCCAGCTTGTACTTTCAATTGAGTAGAATCATAATGACCTACAAGCAATGATTTTCCGCAACCAATAGTTGGGATATTAAGCCATAAGCCTAAATGTGATGCGATGCCAAGCCCGCGCGGATGTGCTATACCCATTCCATCGACTAGCAGTAGATCAGGGCGTTGCTTTAATTTAGCAAAAGCCCCTAACATGCAGGGTATTTCACGAAATGAGAGTAATCCTGGAATATAAGGTATGTGTAAAGGTGCTTCGTAAACATGTTTTTCTATAATAACCAAGTCTGGATAGGTCATGAGTACTACTGCAGCACGACCCATACTTGTAGACTCGTTGATTGCCATATCAATACCAGCAATAAAATTAACCTGACCTACATGATCTTCCTTAATAATGTTTTTGGATAGCTCTCGTTGTAATTCGATGGCCGTTTCTTTTGTAACTTCCCAACTGTGCAATTGTTTTAATGTCATAGCTTTTCCTAATAACATAAAAATAAATTAAAAATTAATGGTACTATTATTTTAATGCTAGTATAAGTTTACCGCAATACTTACGTAGATTTTACAAATGATAAACATAGATAAAAAAGCTTACTCGATTATGCATTTGCTTGTTCTTGTTGTATCGACGTCACTATCGGAAGAATTCCGGTCACCTATACAGCAACATTTTTCAATCGAGTCGCTATCGCTATCTGAATCTTGCAGGGTAAATATAGTATCTGTTGGCATTTCTAAAGTACTACTATTTTTATAAGCATAGTTTAAGAATATATTAAGTATTATAGTATCTAACACCCTCTCAGAATTTAATATAAGATTAAAAGGGGTTTTGCCTGCATTATTGGCAACTGTTACAGGAACTCCTACTTCTAATAAGTAAGCTATAACTTTATATCTTTTTAAGATAACAGCTCTATGCAAAGGCGTGTTGCCTTGGGCATCTTTAATAGTGAGTGATACACCTTTTTTATAATAGGAAGCTACCCTATCGACATCATCTTTTTCTAAAGCATGAAGAAATAAATTGTAGACGTGTGAAAGCATAGATTTTACAAGAGGCGAACAATAATAGCCTTGCTGAATCATAAGGCGTGCTTCAGCAAGATTGTTACTAGAAAGCTTTGCCACTAAATCCTCCTGTCTTCTTTGTGCTTCTTTTACGTAAGCAAATTCTGTTAGCTCTGCAGGCAGAGCATTGTATGCTATGAAAACTTCTGCTAATGCTACCTTGTGAGCTGTAGAACCCCCTATTTCTTGTAAATAGTGCGTTCCATTAGGACTTTCAGTTAAAGAATTATGCTGAAGAAGTAGTTCTACAAGCTGTATGTTATGTTTGAGCATGGCTAAAAATAGTGCATTTCTAATATATGTTGTATCAATAGCATTAATTTCAGCACCAGCCTTTATAAGCCATTCCACCACTTGAGGATCACCTTGCATTACTGCAAGATGTAATGGAGTAGATCCTGCAGCATCAGCTTCAGTTGGATCTTGTCCTTGTTGTAATAACCTTAAAACAAGGTTTTTATAACCTAATTGAATGGCTTGTAAAAAAAGAATCCTTGTTGAATTTTCACTGCTGCTTTTTAACATATTAGAAGAATGGTTTTTAGTGCCTTGGCTTAGTTGCTCTAGCAAACTATGCATTGAGGGCATTTTGGGTGTTAAGTAATTTTGATAAATTTCTTCGCTTGTTGATCCACTATTGGCTCTACTGCTAACTGGCGTTGTAGCATTAGAATTTGAGTTGTCATTTTGATAATTGTATGAAGAAATACTATTTAAAAGTTCTTTGATATTTGTAATTGCTGCAGAGGGCAAAAATTCATGAGTTTCTATTTCTTTACTAACAGATTCTTTTTCATCAAAAAGACCATTGCACCAAGAGCTTAAAAATACTGCATTGAAAGTCAAAAACCACTTATAGCTATACATCATGCAAAAACCCTTTTTAGTGTCTTTTATTTATAGTATATCTATTTATAATTTCAAAAGTAAATAAAAGCAAAGCATTGGTTATATTTTTTTATAACTTACTTTATAACTCTGGCAATAGAGACATCGTGGTATAGAAATATTAAAATGAGATTGCTGACTAGCAAGATGTGCTTTATCTGCTGATTGAGTTAGTATTTCAAGAACAACTGGTAATGTCTTAAAAAAATTTGGTGATAAAAATTCAATATGCGTAGGACTACGTCTATTGATTAGAATACATGCCTGTATAAGATTGTCTGAAGCTGGATAAATGCGTTGTGAAAAGAATGGCACGGGTATATTTGAAGAGCGGGATATGCTATAAAGGCGCTGTGGATCGATAACTTGCGTCCAGTCTTTAGAAGAATACAAAGAAATCACACGTTTAAATATAGGTGACTTAACAAGATGCGCTGTTGCAGCTTGTACCGGAGCTGCAAGTAATACTAATCTGTCTATAAAAAATGTTGTATCATCATACTCTTGAACTATTAAAGCTAAATTAAGCGCTACGTTGCCTCCATGGCTATGAGTAATAAGTGTTATGGGATGAGGCAATTCTTTAAGCACTTTATAAAGTTCATGAGCAGCTTCCTTGCGTGCTTGAAAATTCAACCTCCCTGACCAGCCAAACAAATAGCTTGTCTTAAGCGGAAAGTCTTGAGGATCAGTATGGTAAAGTAGATAGGGTATGCGACCTAGATAATACTTATTTCCTTGTGTTAGAGCTGGCACGAGTCCTAAAGGGGAATCAAGCGCGTGTACAAGCTTACTAATAAGAGGTGGCAATGTACCATGAACTTGGACTGTTACAGGAGTTATTTTTGTTTGATAGTGTTTTGTTTGTACAATATCATTATGGAAATAGCTCCACTCATTGCCTGAGGGGTTGCTGGTTTTTGTGATAGGCAAGCATGTGCAGTTTTCTATAAGCATTAAACATCCTGGTAATAGCAATAAAAATAATGTTATTTTTTTCATTAAATACCCTGATTAGTAATAAGCAACTATCTTTAGTAAACGTTATTTTTGATTGCTTGTCAAAAACATTCTATACCAGCCTATAACTACTATACAACATATTGTTTAAAACAGAATTCTGCTTTAGTTAAAACTATTTATCTTGTAGACTTGTTTCTAAATTATTGAACTTAGAGAATGTACAGGAAATACCATGAGATGGTCAGAAGAAATTACCAAACAGCTAGCTTATTGCTTGACGCTACTGGGCGTTTTTATAAGCACCTTTTACGTACCGGTTTATGTTGTAGATCTGTTATTGCTAGGATTGTGTATTCCCTTGTTTTGGCAAGCTATAAAAAGCGCCTTCAAAGGCATTATTGGTAGTGATCTCTTTTTATCAATAGCAACTATAGTAGGTCTCATTGGACATGAAGAAAGGGCTATTTGCATTGTGTTACTTATTATGGCATTAGCTGAATATATCGAATATTTTATTGAAGAACGGACAACAACTGCTATTGAAAGTTTAGTTCAGCTCATTCCCACTGATGTTCGAGCATCTATTAAAGGCAAAGAGCAACGTATACCTCTCGCTTCAGCTCATGCTGGTATGATCATTATTGTTTATACGGGTGATCGTATACCTGTTGATGGTAGCGTAACACGGGGTACTGCTTTTGTTAATGAATCATCACTTACAGGTGAAAGTACCCAGAAAAGAAAAACTATAGGTGATATAGTGTTTGCGGGTACCTTTATTGAAGAGGGAAGCATTGAAGTAGAAGTAGAAAAAGTTGGGACTCAAACATTTTTTGGTAAAATTCAACAATTACTTGAAAATACTCAAACAGGTAAAAGCCGTATAGCATTGCTTGCTGATCGGGTTGCTTTCATATTAGTACCCATGCTCTTACTATTTATTGGTCTAGTCTGGTTATATACAGGCAACATACAACTTATAGTTTCTTTGCTTGTTTTTGGGTCTCCTTTAGAGCTCACGCTTGTTACACCGCTTGCAAGCCTTGCTGGCGTAACTGCTGCTTTTAAGCAAGGTATTTTAGTTAAAGGTGGTAAAGCACTTGAGCGTTTAGCGCACATTGACACGATTATCTTTGATAAAACAGGGACGTTAACATGCGGCATGCCACAGATAGTCCGTATTGATGTTATTGATGCTCATTATACCCAGCAAGATATATTATTACTTGCAGCTATTGCTGAAAAACACTCCGGGCATGTTCTTGCTCGGGCAATACTACAAAAAGCACATGAAAGCGGTATTGTTATACCAGAACCTGAACACTATAGCTCAAAGGCAGGCCAAGGTGTAGAAGTTATCTATAAAAGTAAAAAATATAGGTTAGGTAGCAAGCATTTTATAGAACAAGTAGTGTCAGTACAAGAACATGATGAAAAAGCAGAAGATAGTACTACTAGTGTTGTTTATTTAACTTGCCAAGATTATTTGTGTGGACGCATATACATTGCTGATCTAGTACGCGATGATGCTTCTAGTACTATAAGAAAGCTTCACGAATCTGGTTTAGATGTATTGTTACTTAGCGGTGATCGTCATGGAGCAGTAGAATATACAGCTACTACTTTAGGTATAAAAAAATACTATAGTGGACTTTTTCCTGATGAAAAACTTGCCCTTATAAAAAAATTACAAACA is from Candidatus Dependentiae bacterium and encodes:
- a CDS encoding MFS transporter; this encodes MNKHIKTTNSWLSSTVLGFGLTSFFNDFSHEMTTAILPLFIKDLVGNTQAPFILGIMSGVSNGASTAMKFIAGPLSDIVISRKLLLLIGYTITPLFVGLIGFAHTAWIAIVYKTLAWLGRGLREPVRDAWIASVVESQNYGKAFGFNRALDTLGGIAGPLFAYLLLATVSLKTIFVFSFIPGTLSVVSLFYFVQDTAPLSSTNKTQQSLNIFARMAQLPENFKHYVLSTFVFRCGNFNKTLLIYRAQEMLTGTTSSYLVATGWAILLYILFNIIRAVSEYSLGAISDKASGKSRKNLLILAGFSLFGSISIGLIFVTTQWSLWMVIFILAGISAAAVTTLGKAYAADLLPTQLRGTGYGLLQSVEGIGDLISSLTVGLLWTFLGPWAGFSYAASLSFGAALLLMRSTTNNNTLAI
- the nfi gene encoding deoxyribonuclease V; the protein is MTLKQLHSWEVTKETAIELQRELSKNIIKEDHVGQVNFIAGIDMAINESTSMGRAAVVLMTYPDLVIIEKHVYEAPLHIPYIPGLLSFREIPCMLGAFAKLKQRPDLLLVDGMGIAHPRGLGIASHLGLWLNIPTIGCGKSLLVGHYDSTQLKVQAGSWVPLIYKKQVIGTVVRTRTNVSPLFISLGHLISLQTSIDYVLLCSKGYRLPEPVRQADKLSKDNKYPLL
- a CDS encoding ankyrin repeat domain-containing protein; translated protein: MMYSYKWFLTFNAVFLSSWCNGLFDEKESVSKEIETHEFLPSAAITNIKELLNSISSYNYQNDNSNSNATTPVSSRANSGSTSEEIYQNYLTPKMPSMHSLLEQLSQGTKNHSSNMLKSSSENSTRILFLQAIQLGYKNLVLRLLQQGQDPTEADAAGSTPLHLAVMQGDPQVVEWLIKAGAEINAIDTTYIRNALFLAMLKHNIQLVELLLQHNSLTESPNGTHYLQEIGGSTAHKVALAEVFIAYNALPAELTEFAYVKEAQRRQEDLVAKLSSNNLAEARLMIQQGYYCSPLVKSMLSHVYNLFLHALEKDDVDRVASYYKKGVSLTIKDAQGNTPLHRAVILKRYKVIAYLLEVGVPVTVANNAGKTPFNLILNSERVLDTIILNIFLNYAYKNSSTLEMPTDTIFTLQDSDSDSDSIEKCCCIGDRNSSDSDVDTTRTSKCIIE
- a CDS encoding cation-translocating P-type ATPase; amino-acid sequence: MRWSEEITKQLAYCLTLLGVFISTFYVPVYVVDLLLLGLCIPLFWQAIKSAFKGIIGSDLFLSIATIVGLIGHEERAICIVLLIMALAEYIEYFIEERTTTAIESLVQLIPTDVRASIKGKEQRIPLASAHAGMIIIVYTGDRIPVDGSVTRGTAFVNESSLTGESTQKRKTIGDIVFAGTFIEEGSIEVEVEKVGTQTFFGKIQQLLENTQTGKSRIALLADRVAFILVPMLLLFIGLVWLYTGNIQLIVSLLVFGSPLELTLVTPLASLAGVTAAFKQGILVKGGKALERLAHIDTIIFDKTGTLTCGMPQIVRIDVIDAHYTQQDILLLAAIAEKHSGHVLARAILQKAHESGIVIPEPEHYSSKAGQGVEVIYKSKKYRLGSKHFIEQVVSVQEHDEKAEDSTTSVVYLTCQDYLCGRIYIADLVRDDASSTIRKLHESGLDVLLLSGDRHGAVEYTATTLGIKKYYSGLFPDEKLALIKKLQTHGHIVAMVGDGINDAPALKQADLGIALGGMGMEPAIEAADIVLLTNDLEAIYFVYTLAKKVLRTIKQNIFFGFILVHAVGMLLAFLGIISPVQAAIFHAVPDIAMVLNSLRLTTTKKVF